The Xiphophorus couchianus chromosome 5, X_couchianus-1.0, whole genome shotgun sequence genome includes a region encoding these proteins:
- the smim18 gene encoding small integral membrane protein 18, producing the protein MANITTTVHPSSLPEAVPLSRVSLQVQEVYPFHDGWNVACFIILLLFILTVLSLAALAVLYELLDCGCCTKGKTHHQLQEEGPGSCSKLMTNICKEPESHTEVV; encoded by the coding sequence ATGGCCAACATCACAACCACTGTCCACCCAAGTAGTCTCCCTGAGGCCGTCCCTCTGTCCCGCGTCTCCTTACAGGTCCAAGAGGTCTACCCCTTCCATGATGGCTGGAACGTTGCCTGTTTCATCATCCTTCTCCTTTTCATCCTCACTGTCCTCTCTCTGGCTGCCTTGGCTGTGCTCTATGAGCTACTTGACTGTGGGTGCTGCACTAAGGGGAAAACACACCACCAGCTACAGGAGGAAGGCCCAGGGAGCTGCAGCAAGCTCATGACCAACATCTGCAAGGAACCAGAGTCCCACACCGAAGTGGTATAG